From Streptomyces sp. TLI_105, the proteins below share one genomic window:
- a CDS encoding MMPL family transporter, whose translation MPARPSSILTVSAQDPSACVTASVTGSETMSTRSSTTARGQGIVFVPVIGARTEHALLPAARCREGAVGQPDTARAMTAACRATAPPVPAGAATIACAMMTPTSSDLPAEQAMGPAVNRHGLLRRGVTDLLAGRSCPVRHRALRSRAARGTGGRRAKTSRSVGLRPRRVRLGCLVLLAAGAGCAPLLS comes from the coding sequence ATGCCTGCCCGGCCCTCTTCCATACTGACCGTGAGTGCGCAGGACCCCTCGGCGTGCGTGACCGCATCGGTGACCGGTTCGGAGACGATGAGCACAAGGTCTTCGACGACAGCACGTGGGCAGGGCATCGTGTTCGTTCCGGTCATCGGCGCGAGGACCGAGCACGCCCTTCTGCCGGCCGCCCGGTGCCGCGAAGGAGCCGTCGGACAACCGGACACCGCACGGGCGATGACAGCCGCGTGTCGGGCCACCGCACCACCGGTCCCGGCCGGCGCCGCGACCATCGCCTGCGCCATGATGACCCCCACGTCCAGCGACCTTCCCGCAGAGCAGGCTATGGGGCCGGCGGTCAATCGCCACGGCCTGCTGCGCCGCGGTGTCACTGACCTTCTTGCCGGCCGTTCCTGTCCTGTGCGGCACCGGGCCTTGCGCTCCCGTGCCGCACGGGGCACGGGCGGCCGGCGGGCGAAAACCTCCCGGTCGGTCGGACTCCGGCCCCGCCGGGTACGACTCGGCTGCCTGGTCCTGCTCGCCGCGGGGGCCGGCTGCGCTCCGTTGCTGTCGTAG
- a CDS encoding anti-sigma factor: protein MKHDATDAHTLAAAHALGALDDDERTYFEDHLRTCEACRQEATEFEATTARLAAAVSYTPPAAAKAQVMAAIDGVRQLPPRVPAPSTAPVLRGFLRRRAASLALAACVAAAALGGVAVWRTQDGQDLERQARQAQQRLDEVSAVLAAPDARTIHGKAANGALTTVVASDRQNKAVFTAANLPAPGTGKTYQLWLDHDGTMRPAGLIDHDGTVILTGNPADAAGVGLTLEPTGGSPQPTTDPLLLMALPA from the coding sequence ATGAAACACGACGCGACCGACGCCCACACCCTCGCCGCCGCCCATGCCCTCGGCGCACTCGACGACGACGAGCGCACGTACTTCGAAGACCACCTCCGGACGTGCGAGGCCTGCCGGCAGGAAGCCACCGAGTTCGAGGCCACCACGGCGCGTCTCGCCGCTGCCGTCTCGTACACGCCCCCAGCGGCAGCCAAGGCACAGGTCATGGCCGCCATCGACGGCGTACGCCAACTGCCCCCGCGTGTTCCAGCCCCCAGCACGGCGCCCGTCCTCCGTGGCTTCCTGCGGCGCCGGGCCGCGTCCTTGGCGCTGGCTGCCTGCGTGGCCGCGGCCGCACTGGGTGGGGTCGCGGTCTGGCGGACGCAGGACGGACAGGACCTCGAACGGCAGGCCCGTCAGGCCCAACAGCGGCTCGACGAGGTCAGCGCCGTCCTGGCGGCTCCGGATGCCCGCACCATCCACGGCAAGGCCGCCAACGGGGCCCTGACCACGGTCGTCGCCTCCGACCGGCAGAACAAGGCCGTCTTCACCGCCGCCAACCTGCCCGCCCCGGGAACGGGCAAGACCTACCAGCTGTGGCTCGACCACGACGGCACGATGCGTCCGGCCGGACTGATCGACCACGACGGCACGGTGATCCTCACCGGGAACCCGGCCGACGCCGCCGGCGTCGGTCTCACCCTCGAACCCACCGGAGGATCCCCCCAGCCCACGACCGACCCCCTGCTGCTGATGGCCCTGCCTGCCTGA
- a CDS encoding fasciclin domain-containing protein, producing the protein MNSIKIRRTAIAVAAATVLPFSLAACSDSGGDTKAAPTAAARDEAKTQTSTPSEAPMTDDQPFGPACAGVPKEGAGSFDGMAKDPVATAASNNPALSTLVTAVKKAGLVDTLNNAEDITVFAPTNDAFAKIPKADLDKVLADKATLTKILTYHVVGQRLTPKQLENGSFETLQKGMITTKGSGEDYTVNDTSKVVCGNVKTANANVYIVDTVLMPK; encoded by the coding sequence ATGAACAGCATCAAGATCCGCCGCACCGCGATCGCCGTCGCCGCGGCCACCGTGCTTCCCTTCTCCCTGGCCGCGTGTTCCGACTCCGGCGGCGACACCAAGGCCGCCCCCACCGCGGCCGCCCGAGACGAGGCGAAGACGCAGACGAGCACGCCCTCCGAGGCGCCGATGACCGACGACCAGCCCTTCGGCCCGGCCTGCGCCGGGGTACCGAAGGAGGGCGCGGGCTCCTTCGACGGCATGGCCAAGGACCCGGTGGCCACCGCCGCGTCCAACAACCCGGCCCTGTCCACCCTGGTCACCGCCGTGAAGAAGGCCGGCCTCGTCGACACCCTCAACAACGCGGAGGACATCACGGTCTTCGCGCCGACGAACGACGCCTTCGCCAAGATCCCGAAGGCCGACCTCGACAAGGTCCTCGCCGACAAGGCCACCCTCACCAAGATCCTCACCTACCACGTCGTCGGCCAGAGGCTCACCCCCAAGCAGCTGGAGAACGGCAGCTTCGAGACCCTGCAGAAGGGCATGATCACCACGAAGGGCTCCGGCGAGGACTACACCGTCAACGACACCTCCAAGGTCGTCTGCGGCAACGTCAAGACGGCCAACGCCAACGTCTACATCGTCGACACCGTCCTCATGCCCAAGTAA
- a CDS encoding NAD(P)/FAD-dependent oxidoreductase — protein MTEHRKAAVVGAGVAGLTAAYVLASSYEVTLYEADGRLGGHAHTRELPGPGGQALAVDSGFIVHNERTYPTLLRLFQELEIGTQDAEMSMSVRCDGCGLEYAGARGAAGLFASRPTLRARYLRLLTEVPVFHRSARRLLARGAHAGVTFGDFLREGGFSPYFVSHFALPLVAAVWSCPARTALSYPAAYLFTFLHHHGLLSITGSPQWKTVTDGSSAYVTAAAKRVHRIRTSSPVHAVRRHSGGALVTTGDGATDAYDAVVIATHPDRALRMLADPTADETRLLGSFTYSRNTTVLHTDTSLLPRSPRARASWNYRMTGCEPSAAPVRVSYDMERLQRLPAGSGYVVTLGGDDGVAADRVVERMVYEHPVYTPASVAAQKELPRLNTGVTAYAGAWHGWGFHEDGCRSGVEAARSLGVSW, from the coding sequence GTGACGGAACACCGGAAAGCGGCGGTGGTGGGTGCCGGGGTGGCGGGCCTGACGGCCGCCTACGTCCTGGCGTCCTCGTACGAGGTCACCCTGTACGAGGCGGACGGGCGGCTCGGTGGCCACGCCCACACCCGCGAGCTTCCCGGCCCCGGTGGGCAGGCTCTCGCCGTGGACTCGGGGTTCATCGTCCACAATGAGCGCACCTACCCCACCCTGCTGCGCCTTTTCCAGGAGCTGGAGATCGGCACGCAGGACGCCGAGATGAGCATGTCGGTGCGGTGCGACGGGTGCGGTCTGGAGTACGCGGGCGCCCGGGGCGCGGCGGGGCTGTTCGCCTCCCGTCCGACGCTGCGGGCCCGGTACCTCCGGCTCCTGACAGAGGTACCAGTCTTCCACCGAAGTGCCCGGCGGCTGCTGGCGCGCGGGGCTCATGCGGGTGTCACCTTCGGGGACTTCCTGCGCGAGGGCGGCTTCTCCCCGTACTTCGTCAGCCACTTCGCCCTGCCGCTCGTCGCCGCCGTCTGGTCCTGCCCGGCCCGCACCGCTCTGTCGTACCCGGCTGCCTATCTGTTCACCTTCCTGCACCACCACGGCCTGCTGTCGATCACCGGCTCCCCGCAGTGGAAGACCGTCACCGACGGCTCCTCCGCCTACGTCACCGCCGCCGCCAAACGCGTCCACCGCATCCGCACCTCCAGCCCGGTGCACGCCGTCAGGCGCCACAGCGGGGGCGCCCTCGTCACCACCGGCGACGGCGCCACCGATGCGTACGACGCCGTCGTCATCGCCACCCACCCGGACCGGGCGCTCCGCATGCTCGCGGACCCCACCGCAGACGAAACGCGGCTTCTGGGATCCTTCACGTACTCGCGCAACACCACGGTGCTGCACACCGACACCTCCCTCCTCCCCCGCTCCCCCAGGGCCCGCGCGAGCTGGAACTACCGCATGACCGGCTGCGAGCCCTCCGCCGCGCCCGTACGCGTCAGCTACGACATGGAACGCCTCCAGCGCCTTCCGGCCGGCTCCGGCTACGTCGTCACCCTGGGTGGTGACGACGGCGTCGCCGCGGACCGGGTGGTGGAGCGGATGGTCTACGAGCACCCGGTGTACACCCCCGCCTCGGTCGCGGCGCAGAAGGAACTGCCCCGTCTCAACACGGGCGTGACCGCGTACGCCGGGGCCTGGCACGGCTGGGGATTTCACGAGGACGGCTGCCGTTCCGGCGTGGAGGCCGCCCGCTCCTTGGGGGTGAGCTGGTGA
- a CDS encoding redoxin domain-containing protein, with the protein MYSTPQSRDVIGDFRLPGGHLDGDAFHRRGHTACEQRGKPLVHLPLHPGDDAPVCTARPCSYSGGLDLLRSAGVTVRGVGPQGPDGREQFARNRGLRPLLGSGEGRTVAKSFGSPRP; encoded by the coding sequence ATGTACAGCACCCCGCAGTCGAGGGACGTCATCGGCGACTTCCGCCTGCCCGGCGGGCACCTGGACGGCGACGCCTTCCACCGGCGCGGCCACACAGCGTGCGAGCAGCGCGGCAAGCCCCTCGTCCATCTCCCCCTCCACCCCGGCGACGACGCCCCCGTGTGCACCGCGCGGCCTTGCTCGTACTCCGGCGGGCTGGACTTGCTCCGGTCCGCCGGCGTCACCGTGCGGGGCGTCGGTCCCCAAGGACCCGACGGTCGGGAACAGTTCGCCCGCAACCGCGGCCTGCGCCCGCTCCTGGGGTCCGGCGAGGGGCGCACGGTGGCGAAGTCCTTCGGATCACCGCGCCCCTGA
- a CDS encoding molybdopterin-dependent oxidoreductase, whose protein sequence is MPGVSSFRSKLVRAALGALAGLLAGFTALAVAELVAGLVRPAAGPVTVVGGAVIDRTPAAVKDFAIRTFGENDKVVLQLGILAVLALIAIALGILALSHRRAGAAGVLLFGLVGATAALSRPDSTGIGDVLPSIAGALVGAFALYILVFRAVSAPDPADGVRVDGAGGWSRRGFLTAAGVTAVAATSAGALGRFFTGRQGQGAVASRESLVLPKPASPAPAVPAGVQLKVPGITVFTTPNRDFYRVDTALTVPRVDAGTWQLRIHGKGVTRPRTYTFDQLLTRPLIERDITLTCVSNEVGGPYVGNARWLGVPLADLLREAGVRTPSQGGTADQLVARSVDGMTLGSPVEDVMDGRDAMLAVGMSGEPLPFDHGFPVRMLVPGLYGYVSACKWITDIELTTFDAYDPYWVKRGWARRAPIKTQCRIDTPKPFARPAAGTVTVAGVAWAQRRGITRVQIRVDDGPWQDADLAAQAGTDTWRQWSYRWDATPGGHTLTVRATDGTGRIQTEQRTRTIPDGASGWHGVFVTVT, encoded by the coding sequence ATGCCGGGTGTGAGCAGCTTCCGCAGCAAACTCGTCCGCGCCGCACTTGGCGCCCTGGCCGGACTCCTGGCCGGTTTCACGGCCTTGGCCGTGGCCGAGCTCGTGGCCGGACTGGTCCGACCTGCGGCAGGACCGGTGACCGTGGTCGGGGGCGCGGTGATCGACCGGACTCCGGCCGCGGTGAAGGACTTCGCGATCCGGACGTTCGGAGAGAACGACAAGGTCGTCCTGCAGCTCGGGATCCTTGCGGTTCTTGCCCTCATCGCCATCGCCCTGGGCATCCTCGCCCTGTCGCATCGGCGGGCGGGCGCCGCGGGCGTGCTGCTGTTCGGACTGGTCGGAGCGACAGCCGCCCTCAGCCGGCCCGACTCCACCGGCATCGGCGACGTGCTCCCCTCGATCGCCGGAGCGCTGGTGGGTGCTTTCGCCCTGTACATCCTGGTGTTCAGAGCCGTATCTGCGCCGGACCCCGCCGACGGGGTCCGTGTGGACGGCGCCGGCGGGTGGAGCAGGCGCGGCTTTCTGACCGCCGCCGGTGTGACCGCCGTGGCGGCCACCTCGGCCGGTGCACTGGGACGGTTCTTCACCGGCCGGCAAGGCCAGGGCGCTGTCGCCTCCCGCGAGAGCCTGGTCCTGCCCAAGCCCGCTTCCCCCGCCCCCGCCGTGCCCGCAGGCGTTCAGCTGAAGGTCCCCGGCATCACCGTCTTCACCACCCCCAACCGCGACTTCTACCGCGTCGACACCGCCCTGACGGTTCCCAGGGTCGATGCCGGAACCTGGCAGCTGCGGATCCACGGCAAGGGCGTCACCCGCCCGCGCACCTACACCTTCGACCAGCTCCTGACCCGTCCCCTCATCGAGCGCGACATCACGCTCACCTGTGTCTCGAACGAGGTCGGCGGCCCGTACGTCGGCAATGCCCGCTGGCTCGGTGTCCCCCTCGCGGACCTCCTGCGGGAAGCAGGCGTCCGGACGCCTTCCCAGGGCGGCACGGCGGACCAGCTGGTGGCGCGGTCGGTGGACGGGATGACACTCGGCTCCCCGGTCGAGGACGTCATGGACGGCCGCGACGCCATGCTCGCCGTCGGCATGAGCGGAGAGCCGCTGCCCTTCGACCACGGCTTCCCCGTCCGCATGCTCGTGCCCGGTCTGTACGGGTACGTGTCGGCCTGCAAGTGGATCACCGACATCGAGCTGACCACCTTCGACGCCTACGACCCGTACTGGGTGAAGCGCGGGTGGGCCCGCCGGGCGCCGATCAAGACCCAGTGCCGCATCGACACCCCCAAGCCGTTCGCCCGCCCGGCCGCCGGCACCGTCACGGTCGCCGGCGTCGCCTGGGCGCAACGCCGCGGCATCACCCGCGTCCAGATACGCGTCGACGACGGCCCGTGGCAGGACGCCGACCTCGCGGCCCAGGCCGGCACGGACACCTGGCGGCAGTGGTCCTACCGCTGGGACGCCACCCCCGGCGGCCACACGCTCACCGTCCGCGCCACCGACGGCACCGGACGGATCCAGACCGAACAACGCACCCGCACCATCCCCGACGGGGCCAGCGGCTGGCACGGCGTGTTCGTCACCGTCACCTAG
- a CDS encoding chaplin — protein MVRVRRGLAVALAAGAVVVAGGSVASADAGAQGVAAYSPGVGSGNLIQLPVHVPVNACGNTVSVIGLLNPSFGNTCINA, from the coding sequence ATGGTTCGTGTGCGACGAGGTCTGGCCGTGGCCCTGGCGGCCGGCGCGGTGGTGGTGGCCGGAGGGTCGGTGGCGTCTGCCGACGCGGGCGCACAGGGCGTGGCCGCGTACTCGCCGGGCGTGGGCTCGGGCAACCTCATCCAGCTGCCCGTCCACGTTCCGGTCAACGCCTGCGGCAACACCGTCAGCGTCATCGGGCTGCTGAACCCGTCCTTCGGTAACACCTGCATCAACGCCTGA
- the sigK gene encoding ECF RNA polymerase sigma factor SigK, protein MDAPPPDGRPRPSLRLFPTGGAAKVNQPIPFSDSRPADTARDVLTDVMQRVARGDKQAFSALYDALAPLVFGIVLKVVRDRAQSEEVAQEVMIDLWRQAARYRPDAGAVTSWAATIAHRRAVDRVRSVQAASDREQAQAAREHTTAFDEVAEQVETRLESEQVRRCMRGLTELQRQAVTLAYYQGLTYREVAEALRTPLPTIKTRMRDGLIRLRDCMGVTT, encoded by the coding sequence ATGGACGCCCCGCCCCCCGACGGCCGACCCAGACCGTCCCTTCGCCTTTTCCCCACGGGCGGAGCGGCGAAGGTGAACCAACCGATCCCCTTCAGCGACAGCCGTCCCGCCGACACCGCCCGCGATGTCCTCACCGACGTCATGCAGCGGGTCGCCCGTGGCGACAAACAAGCGTTCTCCGCCCTCTACGACGCCCTCGCCCCCCTGGTCTTCGGCATCGTGCTCAAGGTCGTGCGCGACCGGGCCCAGTCGGAGGAGGTCGCCCAGGAGGTCATGATCGACCTGTGGCGTCAGGCCGCCCGCTACCGTCCCGACGCCGGGGCGGTCACCTCGTGGGCCGCGACCATCGCCCACCGGCGTGCCGTGGACCGGGTCCGCTCCGTCCAGGCGGCCTCCGACCGCGAGCAGGCCCAGGCAGCCCGTGAGCACACCACCGCGTTCGACGAGGTCGCCGAGCAGGTCGAGACCCGGCTGGAGTCCGAGCAGGTCCGCCGCTGCATGCGCGGCCTGACCGAACTGCAGCGGCAAGCGGTGACCCTGGCCTACTACCAGGGATTGACCTACCGTGAAGTCGCCGAAGCCCTGCGCACGCCTCTTCCCACCATCAAGACACGCATGCGCGACGGGCTCATCCGGCTCCGCGACTGCATGGGGGTGACCACATGA
- a CDS encoding DUF1365 domain-containing protein, which yields MVTRTDATATLTAAGTPALYKCVITHVRRTPLRHALRHRTYLWCVDLDRLPVLPRPLRPLARFDARDHFDGATGSIRAGLDAFLAARGIDLEGGHVVMLAHARVFGFVFNPLSVFWCHDSSGALVCVVAEVHNTYGQRHCYLLRTDEAGEAEVDKSFYVSPFFAVEGRYRMRLPLPGERLGLTVRLEHDGDRAFTAVVRGIRRPANVPALLSASVRRPWSTAAVWAGIRRHGIHLLLRGLPVHPRPRSTPQKGMLP from the coding sequence CTGGTGACCCGGACCGACGCCACTGCCACGCTCACGGCGGCCGGGACACCGGCGCTGTACAAGTGCGTGATCACGCACGTCCGCCGCACGCCCCTGCGCCATGCTCTGCGGCACCGCACCTACCTGTGGTGCGTGGACCTCGACCGGCTGCCGGTGCTGCCCCGGCCACTGCGTCCTCTCGCCCGTTTCGACGCCCGCGACCACTTCGACGGAGCCACCGGGTCCATCCGTGCCGGACTCGACGCCTTCCTCGCCGCCCGCGGCATCGATCTGGAGGGCGGGCACGTGGTGATGCTGGCGCACGCCCGGGTGTTCGGGTTCGTCTTCAACCCGCTCAGCGTGTTCTGGTGCCACGACTCCTCCGGCGCCCTGGTGTGCGTCGTCGCGGAGGTCCACAACACCTACGGGCAGCGGCACTGCTACCTGCTGCGGACGGACGAGGCCGGTGAGGCGGAGGTGGACAAGTCGTTCTACGTCTCGCCGTTCTTCGCGGTCGAAGGCCGCTATCGGATGCGGCTGCCGCTGCCCGGCGAACGGCTCGGTCTGACCGTCCGGCTGGAGCACGACGGCGACCGGGCGTTCACCGCAGTGGTCCGGGGCATCCGTCGCCCCGCGAACGTGCCCGCCCTGCTGTCCGCATCCGTGCGCAGGCCCTGGTCCACCGCCGCGGTCTGGGCCGGCATCCGCCGCCACGGTATCCACCTGCTGCTACGCGGTCTGCCCGTGCACCCCCGTCCCCGTTCCACCCCGCAGAAAGGCATGCTGCCGTGA